The following is a genomic window from Nguyenibacter vanlangensis.
GTCCACCTCCCGGCGCGTCCCGTCGCTGTCGATGAAAATCATATGCGGCATGTCTCTGTCCTGGCCGTGTCGTCGTGGGTGGCATGCGCGGCCGCTCCCGATCCCGCCGCGCGCGCATCCGCCACCGCCCGGCACAGGATCGCGGCCGCGCGATCCATATCGGCGGGTGAGGTATAGCGTCCCACCGCCAGACGCAAGCTCCGCGCCGCCTGCGCCGCGTCCAGCCCCATCGCCGTCAGCACATAGGACGGCGCCAGCTCGGCCGAGGAACAGGCCGACCCGGTCGACAGGCACAATTCCGGCGCATGGGCGATCACGTCCAGCGCCCGCACGTCCGCGAAGCGCAGGTTCAGGTTGGACGGCAGCCGGTGCGCCATCGACCCGTTGACCGTCACGCCCGGCTCCGCCGCCACCAGGCGGGCCAGGAACCGGTCGCGCAGCGCCGCCAGGCGCCGCCCCTCCTCCAGGCGCAGAGCGCGCGCCAGCCGGCAGGCTTCGCCGAACCCCACCAGCAGCGGCGCCGGCAGGGTGCCCGACCGCAGCCCGCGCTCCTGCCCGCCGCCGGAAAACAGCGGCGCCAGCCGCACCCGCGGCCGCCGGCGCACATACAGCGCCCCCACCCCCTTGGGTCCGTACAGCTTGTGCGCCGACACCGACGCCAGGTCCAGGTCCATCGCCCGGACATCCAGCGCGATCTTGCCCGCCGCCTGCGCCACGTCGCTGTGCAGCAGCGCCCCCGCCGCCCGCACGATCGGCGCCAGCGCCGCCAGGTCGTGCAGCACCCCGGTCTCGTTGTTCGCGGCCATGATGCTGACCAGCAGGGTCGGCACCGCCAGCGCGTCCCGCAGCGTCCCGGGGTCCAGCCGCCCGTCCGCCCCGACCGGCAGGATCACCGGCTCGAACCCCTCGTCCGCCAGGTCACGCACCGATTCCAGCACGCATTTATGCTCGGTCGCCACCGTGACGACCCGCCGCCGCGCATCCCCCCGCGCCGCCAGGAACCGCACCGCCCCCTTGATGGCGATGTTGTTGGCCTCGGTGGCGCCCGAGGTGAACACGACCTCCCGGCTGTCCGCGCCCAGCAGCGCCGCGACCGCGTCCCGCGCCGCCTCGACCGCGTCATGGGCACGGCGCCCCAGCACATGGTCGGCGCTGTGCGGATTGCCAAACGATTCGGCGAACCACGGCATCATCGCCGCCATCACCGCCGGATCGCAGGGCGTGGTGGCCTGGTAATCCAGATAGAGGGGCCCCATCGCCGCACCGCCGCTCATGCCCGCTTCATTCAGGCCCGCTTCATTCAGGCCCGCTTCATTCATGCCCGCGTCGCTCATCCCTGCTTCCTCTCCGCCACGATCCCCGCCGCCGCGCGCGGCGCCAGCCGCCCCGCCATCGCGGCATAGGCGGCGATGAACGCCGCGACATCCGCCTCCCGCACGTTCCAGGGCAGCGACACGCGGATGGCCTCCCCCGCCAGCGCGCCCAGCCCCATCGCCTCCAGCACGTGCGAGCGCGCCACCTTGCCCGACGAACAGGCCGACCCCGCCGACACCCCGAACCCGGCCAGGTCCAGCGCGATCAGTTGGGTCTGCGCCGCCCGCCCGGGCAGCGCCAGCGCCGTGGTGTTGGGCAGGCGCGGCGCCCCCGCCCCGCAGATTACCGCGCCCGCCTCCCGCGCCGCCGCGTCGATCGCATCGCGCAGCCCGGCCTGGCGCGCGGCTTCGTCCGCCAGCCCGGCCACCGCCTCGCCGGCCGCGACCGCCATCGCGGCGATCGCCGGCAGGGCCTGCGTGCCGCCGCGCCGCCCCAGCTCCTGGCCGCCGCCCGCGATCAGCGGCGGCAGCACCCGGGTCGCCTCCCCCGCCAGCAGCAGCGCGCCCGCCCCCTTCACCCCGCCGAATTTATGGCCGGACACCGCCAGGCTGTCGGCCCCCAGCGCGGCCAGGTCCACGGCGATCCGCCCCGCCGCCTGCACCGCGTCGACATGCAGCAGCGCCCCATGGGCCCGGCACAGGCGCGCCGCCTCGGCCACCGGCTGGATCGTGCCCACCTCGTTGTTCGCCAGCATCAGGCACACCAGCGGCGGCGCCCCGGCCCGCGCACGCGCGGCCAGCATCCGCTCCAGCACGTCCAGCCGCGCCACGCCCCGTTCATCGACCGGAATGACGGTCCCGGACCCCGGACTCGCCGAATCGTCCCCCCTCCCGTCGCTTCCCGTCCTGTCGCCTCCCGCCGCCGCCCGCACCGCGTCATGCTCGACGGCCGAGGCCAGGACCGGCCGGCCGGCACCCAACCCCGCGATCGCCAGGGCGTTCGCCTCGGTCCCGCCCGCGGTGAAGACGCAATTGTCGGCCCGCGCGCCGAACAGCCCGGCCAGACGCTCCCGCGCCGATTCGAGGACCGCCCGCGCCTCCCGCCCCGCCCGATGGACCGATGACGGGTTGCCCGCCAGGGCGGCCACGCGATTCAACTCGGCCAGCGCCGCCGGGCGCACCGGTTCCGACGCATTCGCATCGAAGTAGAAAAAATCACGCTCCATGGCCGACATCCTGCCCGCGACATTCTCCGAAACGGCCGCCCCGCCCTGCGTGCCGGGCCGCCATGTCGAATGTTAAAGACGATTTATCTGGTAATTGGCGATTCCGGATCGCTATATACAGTCCGAAACCGAACGGTCAGCCTACGGCGCAGCGTGCGGCCGGGCCGGGTGTTCGAGACATGTTTTCAGGGCCGGAGCGTCTCGCGCCCGACGGGCTTTCGTCGGACCGGGCTCAGGAAGGTCTGAAAAAGGGATACTGGACTATGACCATGCCGCGCAGGAAGTCAACCGGCCCTCTCGCCGATGTTCCGTCCGGCTTCCAATGACAACCCCCTGACGGAAACCGAGACGACGGAAACCGTGACGGACGACGTCGCGTCCCACGCCTGACGCCGCCGCCGCGCGGCGCGTCCTCCACCCCCAGCCACGATGCCGGTCCGGCCGCGACGGTTCCGGATCGCATGGTCCACGCGCCCTTCCGGCCCGGCGCGGACCACGCATGTTTTTCTTCGCCGTGCGGATGACGGGGCATCGCCATCCGCACGGCACTCACAGTAACGGTCCCGCCGCCATGCCCTGCGGCGCGGGACTCACATTGCGGGATTTGTATGCCAGAGGTCATGTTCGCCGGCCCCGACGGCCGCCTGGAAGGACGCTACCATCATTCGAGCGCGCCGAACGCGCCGCTCGCCCTCGTCCTCCATCCCCACCCGCTGCATGGCGGCACCATGAACAACCGCATCACCTATGCGATGTATCGTTCGTTCGAGAAGATGGGTTTCTCGGTCATGCGGTACAATTCGCGCGGGGTGGGCCGGTCACAAGGCCGCTATGACGGCGGCATCGGCGAGATTTCCGACGCCGCGGCGGCGCTCGACTGGATGCAGATGGTCAACCCGAACGCCGGCGGGCTGTGGATCGCCGGCTATTCCTTCGGCGCGTTCGTCGGCATGCAGCTCCTGATGCGCCGGCCGGAAATCACCGGCTGGATCAGCGTCGCCCCGCCCACCAACTATTACGATTTCGGCTTCCTGGCCCCCTGCCCCTGCGGCGGGCTCATGATCGCCGGCGATTCCGACGACATGGTGCCCGAGCCCGCGGTGCGCAAACTGGTCGACAAGCTGAACACCCAGAAGGGCGTTTCGGTCGATTACCGCATCTTCGCCGGGGCCGACCACATCTACGCCAACCACGCCGACCAGGTGGCCGAGGCGCTGGAAGACCACGTGACCACCATCATGTCGCGCACCAGCCTGGCGCTGGCCGCCGACTGACCCGCCGCGCCGGGGCGGCATCCCCGCTCCGGCGCATCTCCTGGTTCGTCCCCACTGGTTCATGCCCCCACTGGTTCGTGGCCTGCCGGTTCATGTCCCGCATCGGGCGTGCTACAGGGGCACCGGGCCCTCGCGGCCCGCAATTCCCCCGGCCCCGCCGGGTGCCCCCCGCCGGGCGCCCCCCACCGGGTGCCACGAACCAGAGTGACCCGATTATGCCCAACAGCGATTTCCTCCGGGAAGCCGAAGCGCGCGGCTTCATCTTCCAGTGCACGGACATGGAGGCCCTGGACGCCGCCATGCGCGCGGGACCGGTAACGGGCTATATCGGCTTCGACCCCACCGCCGACAGCCTGCATGTCGGCAGCCTGATCCAGATCATGATGCTGCGCCTGATGCAGAAGCACGGCCACCGGCCGGTGGCGCTGCTGGGCGGCGGCACGGCGCGGATCGGCGACCCCTCGTTCCGCGAGGAAGCGCGCCAGCTCATGACCGAACAGACGATCGCCGCCAACCTGCTGGGCATCGAGGGCTGCCTGCGCCAGTTCCTGCGCTTCGACGGCCCGGACGGCGCCATCCTGGCCAACAACGCCGACTGGCTGGACCGCCTGTCCTATATCGAGCTGCTGCGCGACGTGGGCGTGCATTTCTCGGTCAACCGCATGCTGTCCTTCGATTCCGTCCGCTCGCGCCTCGACCGCGAACAGGGGCTGACCTTCCTGGAATTCAACTATTCCATCCTGCAATCCTACGATTTCCGCCAACTGAACCGCACGTACGGCGTGACCCTGCAGATGGGCGGCTCGGACCAGTGGGGCAACATCGTCTCGGGCATCGACCTGGTGCGCCGCACCGAACAGAAGCAGGTCTTCGGCCTGACCACCCCGCTGCTGACCACCGCCTCGGGCGCCAAGATGGGCAAATCCGCCCGCGGCGCCGTCTGGCTGTCGGCGGCGCGCCTGCCGGTCTTCGAATATTGGCAGTTCTGGCGCAATGTCGAAGACGCCGATACCGGCCGCTTCCTGCGCCTGTTCACCGACCTGCCGCTCGACGAATGCGACCGCCTGGCCGCCCTGGGCGGCGCCGAGATCAACGAGGCGAAGAAGATCCTGGCGACCGAGGCCACCGCGCTGTGCCACGGCCGCGCCGCCGCCGAGGAAGCCGCCGAGACCGCCCGCCGCACCTTCGAGCAAGGCCAGGCCGCCGCCGCCCTGCCCGGCACGACGATCCCCGCCGCCCAGCTCGCGGCAGGCATCCCGGCCTTCCGCCTGTTCGCCGAGGCCGGCCTGGCCGCCAGCAACGGCGAGGCCAGGCGCCTGATCCGCGGCGGCGGCGCGCGCATCAACGACGCGACCGTGCAGGACGAAGGCCAGGTGGTCGGCACCGCCGACCTGACGGACGGCGCCATCAAACTGTCCTCCGGGCGCAAGCACCACATCCTGGTACGCCCCGCCTGAAAGCCTGCCCGGGACTGCACGCTGGCGGTGGTCCGACGCGCGTTTTCTGCGCTCCGATGCTCATGGCCATCAAGGCCACTCCGCTTCGGTGCTCGAAAACACACGCCGGGCGCGGCCCTGCGGGCCGCTCCCACGCACCAGCGCACAGTCCCGGACAGACTTTCGCCCGAACCTGCCAAACGGCGCCCGCCCGCCTCGCGGCGGCCGCCGTTCAGGACATCACCGCATCCATCTCCACCCATACCGCCCCGTCCCGCACCCGGCAGGCGAATCGCGGCACGCGGCAATCCGGGTTCGCCACCCCGTCCGGGCCGACATGGCGACCGGCCGCGTCGAACGCCCACAGATGGAACGGACAGACCAGGCGCCCGGCCTCGACATGCCCGGCCGACAGGCGCGCGTCGCGATGCGGGCACCGGTCGGCGAAGACGCGCGGCGCCCCGTCGGCCGCGATCCACACCACCAGCCCGCGATCGCCGGCCACCACCCGGCGCGGCCCATCCTGCACGTCCGCCACCGCGCACAGCCGG
Proteins encoded in this region:
- a CDS encoding cysteine desulfurase family protein, whose translation is MSAMERDFFYFDANASEPVRPAALAELNRVAALAGNPSSVHRAGREARAVLESARERLAGLFGARADNCVFTAGGTEANALAIAGLGAGRPVLASAVEHDAVRAAAGGDRTGSDGRGDDSASPGSGTVIPVDERGVARLDVLERMLAARARAGAPPLVCLMLANNEVGTIQPVAEAARLCRAHGALLHVDAVQAAGRIAVDLAALGADSLAVSGHKFGGVKGAGALLLAGEATRVLPPLIAGGGQELGRRGGTQALPAIAAMAVAAGEAVAGLADEAARQAGLRDAIDAAAREAGAVICGAGAPRLPNTTALALPGRAAQTQLIALDLAGFGVSAGSACSSGKVARSHVLEAMGLGALAGEAIRVSLPWNVREADVAAFIAAYAAMAGRLAPRAAAGIVAERKQG
- a CDS encoding alpha/beta hydrolase gives rise to the protein MPEVMFAGPDGRLEGRYHHSSAPNAPLALVLHPHPLHGGTMNNRITYAMYRSFEKMGFSVMRYNSRGVGRSQGRYDGGIGEISDAAAALDWMQMVNPNAGGLWIAGYSFGAFVGMQLLMRRPEITGWISVAPPTNYYDFGFLAPCPCGGLMIAGDSDDMVPEPAVRKLVDKLNTQKGVSVDYRIFAGADHIYANHADQVAEALEDHVTTIMSRTSLALAAD
- the tyrS gene encoding tyrosine--tRNA ligase yields the protein MPNSDFLREAEARGFIFQCTDMEALDAAMRAGPVTGYIGFDPTADSLHVGSLIQIMMLRLMQKHGHRPVALLGGGTARIGDPSFREEARQLMTEQTIAANLLGIEGCLRQFLRFDGPDGAILANNADWLDRLSYIELLRDVGVHFSVNRMLSFDSVRSRLDREQGLTFLEFNYSILQSYDFRQLNRTYGVTLQMGGSDQWGNIVSGIDLVRRTEQKQVFGLTTPLLTTASGAKMGKSARGAVWLSAARLPVFEYWQFWRNVEDADTGRFLRLFTDLPLDECDRLAALGGAEINEAKKILATEATALCHGRAAAEEAAETARRTFEQGQAAAALPGTTIPAAQLAAGIPAFRLFAEAGLAASNGEARRLIRGGGARINDATVQDEGQVVGTADLTDGAIKLSSGRKHHILVRPA
- a CDS encoding Rieske 2Fe-2S domain-containing protein — encoded protein: MTENCGRTVEDVRLCAVADVQDGPRRVVAGDRGLVVWIAADGAPRVFADRCPHRDARLSAGHVEAGRLVCPFHLWAFDAAGRHVGPDGVANPDCRVPRFACRVRDGAVWVEMDAVMS
- a CDS encoding aminotransferase class V-fold PLP-dependent enzyme → MGPLYLDYQATTPCDPAVMAAMMPWFAESFGNPHSADHVLGRRAHDAVEAARDAVAALLGADSREVVFTSGATEANNIAIKGAVRFLAARGDARRRVVTVATEHKCVLESVRDLADEGFEPVILPVGADGRLDPGTLRDALAVPTLLVSIMAANNETGVLHDLAALAPIVRAAGALLHSDVAQAAGKIALDVRAMDLDLASVSAHKLYGPKGVGALYVRRRPRVRLAPLFSGGGQERGLRSGTLPAPLLVGFGEACRLARALRLEEGRRLAALRDRFLARLVAAEPGVTVNGSMAHRLPSNLNLRFADVRALDVIAHAPELCLSTGSACSSAELAPSYVLTAMGLDAAQAARSLRLAVGRYTSPADMDRAAAILCRAVADARAAGSGAAAHATHDDTARTETCRI